One genomic region from Cinclus cinclus chromosome 36, bCinCin1.1, whole genome shotgun sequence encodes:
- the PSMB5 gene encoding proteasome subunit beta type-5: MAPAPSRLPSLPLRMRSRHLALLVAFTHNKDGARVASPPPFCGRHLPQEPKSKMALASVLRSELPDFSKSFSGISKNFPEDSEAIPEILRDPPGPPRVLAAPPWGVQVVQGGPGFEMLHGTTTLAFKSPAGVTVAVDSRATAGSYVASQSVLKVLPIDSRILGTMAGGAADCSFWQRLVARQCRVQELRNKEPVSVAAASKLLANLVYQYKGMGLSLGTMVCGWDKRGPGLYYVDNEGQRVSGSSFAVGSGSSYAYGVLDRGLAALASESGAGEERACALARRAIYQASRRDAYSGGTVRVFHVGPRGWREVSRDNVAELQERYEEDSG; the protein is encoded by the exons ATGGCGCCAGCCCCTTCGCgtcttccctctctccctctacGCATGCGCAGCCGCCATCTCGCGCTTCTGGTTGCATTCACCCATAACAAAGATGGCGCCCGCGTTGCGTCACCGCCGCCATTTTGTGGGCGCCACCTCCCTCAGGAGCCCAAATCCAAGATGGCGCTCGCCAGCGTTCTCCGCTCGGAGCTGCCGGATTTTTCCAAAAGTTTTTCGGGAATTTCCAAAAATTTTCCCGAAGATTCTGAGGCGATTCCTGAAATTTTGCGGGATCCTCCTGGTCCTCCGCGGGTTTTGGCGGCTCCGCCTTGGGGCGTTCAGGTCGTGCAGGGTGGGCCCGGTTTTGAGATGCTTCACGGCACCACCACCTTGGCCTTTAAG TCTCCGGCCGGCGTCACGGTGGCCGTTGACTCGCGGGCCACTGCGGGTTCGTACGTGGCCTCTCAGTCGGTTCTCAAAGTTTTACCGATCGACTCTCGAATCTTGGGCACCATGGCCGGCGGCGCCGCCGACTGCTCCTTTTGGCAACGCCTCGTCGCCCGTCAGTGCCGCGTGCAGGAGCTGAGGAACAAAGAGCCCGTCTCGGTAGCCGCAGCCTCCAAGTTGCTAGCCAACCTGGTGTACCAGTACAAAGGGATGGGGTTGAGCTTGGGAACCATGGTGTGCGGATGGGACAAACGAGGGCCAG GTCTTTACTACGTTGACAACGAGGGCCAACGCGTTTCCGGCAGCTCGTTCGCCGTCGGTTCGGGTTCGTCGTACGCTTACGGCGTTCTGGACCGCGGGCTGGCGGCGTTGGCGTCGGAGTCGGGCGCCGGCGAGGAGCGGGCGTGCGCCCTGGCGCGCCGGGCCATCTACCAAGCGTCGCGGCGCGACGCGTACTCGGGGGGGACGGTGCGGGTGTTCCACGTGGGACCCCGCGGGTGGAGGGAAGTGTCCCGGGATAAcgtggcagagctgcaggaaaggtACGAGGAGGATTCGGGGTGA